A genomic region of Anopheles aquasalis chromosome Y, idAnoAquaMG_Q_19, whole genome shotgun sequence contains the following coding sequences:
- the LOC126579746 gene encoding uncharacterized protein LOC126579746 yields MEPPDAILSPDRDHVTGASASEAVQQHQQHRAHPQSPPAIYHLASGSGGQRSALLFQQQQQQQQPANQLTNIAVPTALLAGSAATGAVTSSNPTLLPMPIPAPSVGLQLQQPPAATIERLSRPMAFDKMESLVREMQDLETGVPVRSQKLFLTSIPSAFMGYDLVEWLMERLSIEESEALNISNQLCQHGYFFPVSDSKTLMVKDDSSLYRFQTPYYWPWQQKAPDQIEYAIYLAKRSLRNKQRHGLEDYETDALASLHKNLKGKWDFIMMQAEEQVRLAKERKKGDKIVGDSQERAYWRVHRPPPGQFTPLEPCPIPSRDRQGRPRKRTVEDWQREVDILKASLGRNRVKMSQACESLVAYYETFSEYDPMMQPPLPSNPWVTEDVSFWQLNHPVVEVPTEKRVKRWGISIEEVVSDPTGLQEFTHYLKKEYSHENIRFWMAVNDLRRSSHSQIPRKVKDIYEEFLEPGAPCEINIDGKTMEKVQQGLKSPSRFAFDSAAEHIYMLLLKKDCYPRFVRSEHYKSLMANAIQPSHKKRFFGFGGGGAKKKGSTSTAPNPSLLTQPAHGGASGAGGTVNSLSKRRGSDRSLSGSAHELAISGVKDCTKVPHSHSQSNLSDIPYREVSKPLVSTLEVTLEVGGSQAFAGSAQCAVCPWDTAGTPDKPPSAESAPVSVSVCPWDDSDTTQPAAAAGSIGKSARSDTNTPKQLAMRASGAEISEVSERMKRSCGLRQNTLDGDFHSTKRLAPVVTEQRRASMTMAPRLSDLQFSMRANSTGGGGGVTPPDTGGAMTAAPFPQHQQHPPLTHQSSVQARVSQGSLSTSFEEKEPLPLPTAALHGTTSARTEETRTSSLDHDAGLLQEQPPDNRTDNIIAGVASATTTPCSAAATSSSTIATNTILTTGTTTTTTTTTTTTAITATVTTTTASENPASNACTVQDTGLESTNGTPRISVIYAVASVDEDAPPTSRLHDDEEEEELDEKEEEEQEREAEAAVAAVAAVAAVAAVRPAASVATQTVPLESASMSPLHEEEHFFPEVLLVHHHHHHHQLHHHHQHQHHHEEQEQDQCSPRNNTTTSAVTISAGDYHELLLDGGVGGTGLVPGCVAPAPTPAPSIAPLAEVELDPPDDDDDVGEDGDNCRGNGEQQSIEHMVMVSKQDAQLEQEQAEVVAKREGEALVPGSGVPAGEMIGGDATRGRKRRDRRPDRTDTEAILRAQRSEEDASGTGERKGNAVCPWDDEDESAVDEAPYVKTYSTLGYL; encoded by the exons ATGGAACCGCCCGATGCCATCCTGTCACCGGATCGCGATCATGTCACTGGCGCCAGCGCCAGTGAGGCGgtgcaacaacatcagcagcaccgtgccCATCCACAGTCACCGCCCGCCATCTACCATCTggcctccggttccggtgggcaGCGCTCGGCGCTGCtattccagcagcaacagcaacaacaacaacccgcTAACCAACTAACCAACATTGCCGTTCCGACGgcattgctggctggctccgcGGCAACCGGCGCTGTAACGAGTAGCAACCCGACGTTACTACCAATGCCAATCCCGGCCCCCAGCGTGGGACTGCAGCTCCAGCAACCGCCGGCCGCCACCATTGAGCGCCTGTCACGACCGATGGCATTCGATAAG ATGGAATCGCTGGTCCGGGAGATGCAGGATCTGGAGACGGGCGTACCGGTGCGAAGCCAGAAGCTCTTCCTCACATCCATCCCGTCCGCCTTCATGG GCTACGATCTGGTGGAGTGGCTGATGGAGCGGCTGAGCATTGAGGAGTCGGAGGCGCTCAACATCAGCAACCAGCTGTGCCAGCACGGTTACTTCTTTCCGGTGTCCGACTCGAAGACACTGATGGTGAAGGACGATTCGTCGCTGTACCGCTTCCAGACACCCTACTACTGGCCGTGGCAGCAGAAGGCACCGGACCAGATCGAGTACGCGATCTACCTGGCGAAGCGGTCGCTCCGGAACAAGCAGCGCCACGGCCTGGAGGACTACGAGACAGACGCGCTGGCCAGCCTGCACAAGAATCTGAAGGGCAAGTGGGACTTCATCATGATGCAGGCGGAGGAGCAGGTCCGGTTGGCGAAGGAGCGCAAGAAGGGTGACAAGATCGTCGGTGACTCGCAGGAGCGGGCGTACTGGCGCGTCCATCGGCCACCGCCGGGCCAGTTCACGCCGCTCGAACCGTGCCCGATACCGTCGCgcgatcggcagggtcgcccgAGGAAGCGCACGGTGGAGGACTGGCAACGGGAGGTCGACATCCTGAAGGCGTCGCTGGGTCGCAACCGGGTGAAGATGTCCCAGGCGTGCGAAAGTTTGGTCGCGTACTACGAGACGTTCAGCGAGTACGATCCGATGATGCAGCCGCCGCTACCGTCGAACCCGTGGGTCACCGAGGACGTCAGCTTCTGGCAGCTGAACCACCCGGTCGTGGAGGTGCCGACCGAGAAGCGCGTCAAGCGCTGGGGCATCTCGATCGAGGAGGTCGTGTCCGATCCGACCGGGCTGCAGGAGTTTACGCACTACCTGAAGAAGGAGTACTCGCACGAGAACATCCGCTTCTGGATGGCGGTGAACGATCTGCGCCGCTCCTCCCACTCCCAGATACCGCGCAAGGTGAAGGACATTTACGA gGAATTCCTGGAGCCGGGCGCACCGTGCGAGATTAACATCGACGGCAAGACGATGGAGAAGGTCCAGCAGGGGCTGAAGAGTCCGTCCCGCTTCGCGTTCGATTCGGCCGCCGAGCACATctacatgctgctgctgaagaaggaCTGCTATCCGCGCTTCGTCCGCTCCGAGCACTACAAGAGCCTGATGGCGAACGCGATCCAGCCGTCGCACAAGAAGCgcttcttcggcttcggcggGGGTGgtgcgaagaagaagggttCCACCTCGACCGCCCCGAACCCATCGCTGCTGACGCAG CCTGCTCACGGGGGtgcatccggtgccggtggtacggTCAATAGCCTGTCGAAGCGGCGCGGTAGCGACCGTAGCCTGTCCGGATCGGCGCACGAGCTGGCTATCTCCGGCGTAAAGGATTGTACCAAGGTGCCACACTCACACAGCCAAAGCAATCTGAGTGACATCCCCTACAG GGAGGTGAGCAAACCACTCGTGAGCACGCTCGAGGTGACGCTCGAGGTTGGAGGTTCGCAGGCGTTCGCAGGCAGTGCCCAGTGTGCCGTCTGCCCCTGGGATACGGCCGGCACACCAGATAAGCCACCGTCGGCGGAGTCGGCGCCCGTATCGGTATCGGTGTGCCCGTGGGATGACAGCGACACcacacagccagcagcagcagcaggcagcatcgGCAAATCGGCGAGATCCGA TACCAACACACCGAAGCAGCTGGCGATGCGTGCCAGCGGGGCCGAGATTAGCGAGGTGTCCGAGCGGATGAAGCGCTCCTGCGGTCTCCGTCAGAACACGCTCGATGGTGACTTCCACAGCACGAAGCGGCTGGCACCGGTCGTGACGGAGCAGCGTCGAgcctcgatgacgatggcaccgAG GCTGTCCGATCTGCAGTTCAGTATGCGTGCGAACTCGaccggtggaggtggcggagTAACACCGCCGGACACGGGAGGTGCGATGACCGCTGCGCCATtcccgcagcaccagcagcacccaccCTTGACGCACCAGTCGTCGGTACAGGCGCGCGTCTCGCAAGGCTCACTGTCGACGAGCTTCGAGGAGAAGGAACCACTACCgcttccaacagcagcactacaCGGAACAACATCAGCACGGACCGAGGAAACTCGAACATCGTCGCTGGACCATGACGCAGGTCTGCTGCAGGAGCAGCCACCGGACAACCGGACGGACAACATCATCGCTGGCGTCGCAtccgctactactactccttGCTCAGCTGCAGCCACCAGTAGCTCTACTATAGCTACGAACACTATTCTTACTActggtactactactactactactactactactactactactgcaatTACTGCTACAgttaccactactactgcttcTGAGAATCCTGCGAGCAATGCGTGCACCGTACAGGACACTGGGCTGGAATCGACAAACGGCACGCCCCGGATAAGCGTCATCTATGCGGTCGCATCGGTGGACGAGGATGCGCCGCCAACGTCACGGTTGcatgatgacgaggaggaggaagagttggatgagaaagaggaggaagagcaggaGCGGGAAgcggaggcggcggtggcggcggtggcggcggtggcggcggtggcggcggtacgGCCAGCGGCCAGTGTCGCCACGCAGACGGTTCCGCTCGAGTCGGCGAGCATGTCACCGCTGCACGAGGAGGAGCACTTCTTTccggaggtgctgctggtacatcaccaccaccaccaccaccaactgcaccaccaccatcagcaccagcaccaccacgaggagcaggagcaggaccaGTGCTCGCcccgcaacaacaccaccaccagcgccgtcaCCATTAGCGCCGGAGACTatcacgagctgctgctggacggtggcgtcggtgggACCGGCCTAGTTCCGGGGTGTGTTGCGCCCGCACCGACACCCGCACCCTCGATCGCGCCGTTGGCCGAGGTCGAGCTAGATCCgcccgatgacgacgatgatgtcgGTGAGGATGGCGATAATTGCAGGGGCAATGGGGAGCAGCAGTCAATCGAGCatatggtgatggtgtcgaaGCAGGACGCACAactggagcaggagcaggcagAGGTGGTGgcgaagagagagggagaggcacTGGTGCCGGGTAGTGGTGTGCCGGCAGGCGAGATGATCGGCGGGGATGCGACGCGCGGTCGGAAGCGCCGTGACCGCCGCCCGGATCGTACGGACACCGAGGCCATCCTGcgggcgcagcgcagcgaggaGGACGCGAGCGGGACGGGCGAACGCAAGGGTAACGCAGTGTGCCCGTGGGATGATGA GGATGAGTCGGCGGTTGACGAGGCGCCTTATGTGAAGACCTACTCCACGTTGGGTTATCTGTAG